A window of the Janthinobacterium agaricidamnosum NBRC 102515 = DSM 9628 genome harbors these coding sequences:
- the ccoP gene encoding cytochrome-c oxidase, cbb3-type subunit III — translation MSDFSSAFWNSYIVVLSLLGIIGCGVLLYSQSKVKIEAGAAADGTTGHVWDDDLRELNTPMPRWWMWLFYITIVFALAYLFLYPGLGTYAGKLGWKSSSQYQDELKKADADYGPLFKQYLKQDLKSVAADPKARIIGERLFLTYCAQCHGSDARGNKGFPNLTDQDWLYGGAPDVIKTSILHGRNGVMPPMAAALGSDKDVENVAHYVLSLSGSNADPIKVVFGKARFGACMACHGADGSGNQALGAPNLADKIWLYGGSAETIMETIRMGRNNSMPAFGEFLGEAKVHVLSAYVWSLSNPQP, via the coding sequence ATGTCTGACTTCAGCAGCGCATTCTGGAATAGTTATATTGTCGTCCTGAGCCTGCTCGGCATCATCGGTTGCGGCGTGCTGCTGTACTCGCAATCGAAAGTAAAAATCGAGGCCGGCGCGGCCGCCGACGGCACCACCGGCCATGTATGGGACGACGACTTGCGCGAGCTGAATACGCCGATGCCGCGCTGGTGGATGTGGCTGTTCTACATCACCATCGTGTTTGCGCTGGCCTATCTGTTCCTGTATCCGGGACTGGGCACCTACGCCGGCAAGCTGGGCTGGAAATCGTCCAGCCAATATCAGGACGAGCTGAAAAAAGCGGACGCCGACTACGGCCCGCTGTTCAAGCAGTATCTGAAGCAGGACTTGAAAAGCGTGGCCGCCGATCCGAAGGCGCGCATCATCGGCGAACGGCTGTTCCTGACTTATTGCGCGCAATGCCACGGCTCGGATGCGCGCGGCAACAAGGGCTTTCCCAACCTGACCGACCAGGATTGGCTGTACGGCGGCGCGCCGGACGTCATCAAGACCAGCATCCTGCATGGCCGTAACGGCGTGATGCCGCCGATGGCCGCCGCGCTGGGCTCCGACAAGGATGTCGAAAACGTCGCCCATTACGTGCTCAGCCTGTCCGGCTCGAACGCCGATCCGATCAAGGTGGTGTTCGGCAAAGCCAGGTTCGGCGCCTGCATGGCGTGCCACGGCGCGGACGGCAGCGGCAACCAGGCGCTCGGCGCACCGAACCTGGCCGACAAGATCTGGCTGTATGGCGGCAGCGCCGAAACCATCATGGAAACCATCCGCATGGGGCGCAACAACAGCATGCCGGCGTTCGGCGAATTCCTCGGCGAAGCGAAAGTGCATGTGCTGTCGGCATATGTGTGGAGCTTGTCGAACCCGCAGCCATGA
- a CDS encoding cbb3-type cytochrome oxidase subunit 3 — translation MAIDKLFDSFSSVMTVVSFLTFIGILWWTFSRRDSDFDSAAMLPFADESAGQAHQEQQERGHV, via the coding sequence ATGGCGATCGACAAACTGTTTGACAGCTTCAGCAGCGTCATGACGGTGGTTTCCTTTCTCACTTTCATCGGCATCCTGTGGTGGACGTTCAGCCGCCGCGACAGCGATTTCGACAGCGCGGCGATGCTGCCGTTCGCCGACGAGAGCGCCGGCCAGGCGCACCAGGAACAACAGGAGCGCGGCCATGTCTGA
- the ccoO gene encoding cytochrome-c oxidase, cbb3-type subunit II encodes MKFSHAWIEKNPWLLIALVTLVISVGGAVEIVPLFFQKSTTEAVAGLKPYSPLRLAGRDIYVREGCYNCHSQMIRPLRAETERYGHYSVAGEFVYDRPFQWGSKRTGPDLARVGARYSDEWHRTHLNNPRDLVPESNMPAYPWLAHTRLVPAEIVPKMRALQRLGDPYTEAEIKAAPEQLAGKTEEDALVAYLQGLGTFIKTRN; translated from the coding sequence ATGAAGTTTTCGCATGCATGGATAGAAAAAAACCCGTGGCTGCTGATCGCGCTGGTGACGCTGGTGATCAGCGTCGGCGGCGCGGTCGAAATCGTGCCGCTGTTCTTCCAGAAGAGCACCACCGAAGCGGTCGCCGGCTTGAAGCCGTACAGCCCGCTGCGCCTGGCCGGGCGCGACATTTATGTGCGCGAAGGCTGCTACAACTGCCACTCGCAAATGATACGGCCGCTGCGCGCGGAAACCGAACGCTACGGCCATTATTCGGTGGCCGGCGAATTCGTCTACGACCGGCCGTTCCAGTGGGGCTCGAAACGCACCGGCCCCGACCTGGCGCGGGTCGGCGCGCGCTACAGCGATGAATGGCACCGCACCCATTTGAACAATCCGCGCGACCTGGTGCCGGAATCGAATATGCCGGCTTATCCCTGGCTGGCGCACACCAGGCTGGTCCCGGCCGAGATCGTGCCGAAGATGCGCGCCTTGCAGCGCCTCGGCGATCCGTACACCGAGGCGGAAATCAAGGCGGCGCCGGAGCAACTGGCCGGCAAGACGGAAGAAGACGCGCTGGTGGCCTATCTGCAAGGCCTCGGCACATTCATCAAGACAAGGAATTAA
- the ccoN gene encoding cytochrome-c oxidase, cbb3-type subunit I, which translates to MDESLHYNYKVVKQFAIATVVWGIVGMLVGVIIAAQLAWPALNLDIPWLTYGRLRPLHTNAVIFAFGICGLFATSYYVVQRTCQVRLFSDRLAAFTFWGWQAVILSAVVTLPMGLTRGKEYAELEWPIALLIAVVWIAYAVVFFGTLIKRKVKHIYVANWFFGAYILAVTILHVVNGAVMPASLSKSYSAYTGVQDAMIQWWYGHNAVGFILTAGYLGMVYYFIPKQAERPVYSYRLSIVHFWALIFTYMWAGPHHLHYTALPDWTQSIGMVFSLVLLAPSWGGMINGIMTLSGAWHKLRTDPILKFMIVSLSFYGIATFEGPMMSIKTINSLSHYTDWTIAHVHGGALGWVGFITMGSLYYLLPRLAGNQTMYSTRLVDLHFWVATIGIVLYIAAMWIAGVMQGLMWRAVNPDGTLTYTFVESVKATYPYYVVRLCGGVLYLSGMCVMGYNAWMTLRGSNTPLVRIPALNPAHA; encoded by the coding sequence GTGGACGAATCACTGCATTACAACTACAAGGTCGTCAAACAATTTGCGATCGCGACGGTGGTGTGGGGCATCGTCGGCATGCTGGTCGGCGTCATCATCGCCGCGCAACTGGCATGGCCGGCGCTGAACCTCGACATCCCGTGGCTGACCTACGGCCGGCTGCGGCCGCTGCACACCAATGCGGTGATTTTTGCGTTCGGTATTTGCGGCCTGTTCGCCACCTCGTATTACGTGGTGCAGCGCACTTGCCAGGTGCGGCTGTTTTCCGACCGGCTGGCCGCGTTCACCTTCTGGGGCTGGCAAGCGGTGATCCTGTCGGCCGTGGTCACCTTGCCGATGGGCCTGACGCGCGGCAAGGAATACGCCGAGCTGGAATGGCCGATCGCGCTGCTGATCGCGGTGGTGTGGATCGCTTATGCGGTGGTGTTTTTCGGCACGCTGATCAAGCGCAAGGTCAAACATATCTATGTCGCCAACTGGTTTTTCGGCGCCTACATCCTGGCCGTCACCATCCTGCACGTGGTCAACGGCGCGGTGATGCCGGCGTCGCTGTCCAAGTCGTACTCGGCGTACACCGGCGTGCAGGATGCGATGATCCAATGGTGGTACGGCCATAACGCGGTCGGCTTCATCCTGACCGCCGGCTACCTCGGCATGGTGTATTACTTCATCCCGAAACAGGCCGAGCGGCCGGTGTACTCCTACCGTCTGTCGATCGTGCATTTCTGGGCCCTGATCTTCACCTATATGTGGGCCGGCCCGCATCATTTGCATTACACCGCCTTGCCCGACTGGACCCAGTCGATCGGCATGGTGTTTTCGCTGGTGCTGCTGGCGCCATCGTGGGGCGGCATGATCAACGGCATCATGACCTTGTCCGGCGCGTGGCACAAGCTGCGTACCGATCCGATCCTGAAATTCATGATCGTCTCGCTGTCGTTCTACGGCATCGCCACCTTCGAAGGCCCGATGATGTCGATCAAGACCATCAATTCGCTGTCGCACTACACCGACTGGACCATCGCCCACGTGCACGGCGGCGCGCTGGGCTGGGTCGGCTTCATCACCATGGGCTCGCTTTATTACCTGCTGCCGCGGCTGGCCGGCAATCAGACCATGTACAGCACGCGCCTGGTCGACCTGCATTTCTGGGTCGCCACCATCGGCATCGTGCTGTACATCGCGGCGATGTGGATCGCCGGCGTGATGCAGGGCCTGATGTGGCGCGCGGTCAATCCGGACGGCACGCTGACCTACACCTTCGTCGAAAGCGTCAAGGCCACTTATCCGTATTACGTGGTGCGCCTGTGCGGCGGTGTGCTGTACCTGTCGGGCATGTGCGTGATGGGCTACAACGCGTGGATGACGCTGCGCGGCAGCAACACCCCGCTGGTGCGGATACCGGCGTTGAACCCGGCGCACGCCTGA
- the ccoS gene encoding cbb3-type cytochrome oxidase assembly protein CcoS has translation MEALYLLIPLSIVVVFIALWVFFKASDSGQFDDLVGPGLRVLQDDDSGIQSERPQP, from the coding sequence ATGGAAGCCCTGTATCTGCTGATCCCGCTCAGCATCGTGGTGGTATTCATCGCGCTATGGGTATTTTTCAAGGCGTCCGACAGCGGCCAGTTCGACGACCTGGTCGGCCCGGGATTGCGGGTGCTGCAGGATGATGACAGCGGTATCCAAAGCGAGAGACCACAGCCGTGA
- a CDS encoding heavy metal translocating P-type ATPase: MNAVPAPAVTLDCFHCGLPVPPGASWAVAIDGQPRSMCCPGCAAVAHTIADIGHTDYYRSRTAFAASATAAPPELQLYHNDDARFALEGDGDRCAAILSVDGIRCAACVWLIERQLLRLPGVQAASLNVATEKLHVRWHKDECSPGAILQAIHQVGYAAYPYDAVRHGEQLQRTGKTLGRQLFVAGLSMMQVMMYVAPSYLAEDGTLEHDMASLMRWASLLLTLPAVCYSAQPFFKGAWNSVRNRALGMDVPVALGIAAAFGASLLATWRGDGAVYFDSATMFIFLLLCSRYLELLARRKAAGALERLQHALPASASRLDDFPASRASTLVAAATLAAGDFILARPGDAIAADSIIVEGDGILDLSLLSGESAPQHKAAGDQIPGGAINTGAALVLRVLKAARDSTLADLLKLVQRAGAGKPHIAQWADRTAAWFVACLLLFALASFGFWQWHDAARAWPVAIAVLVVSCPCALSLATPSALAAATDRLLGRGVLIVRPHVLETLHRASHVVFDKTGTLTLGKPVLRHIEPAGGTVQRQCLRIAAALEAGSGHPLAHAIIDAARAGGVEPDWHAENVAEIPGMGIEGRLYGRCYRLGNATFVAGLAGDPLAETDAPPGMTALYLGCEERWLARFLLSDALRDDAQATVDYFRKAGKQVILLSGDQQALSDGVARELGMSGARGGCLPDQKLHYVQQLQREGAVVAMVGDGINDAAVLGAADVSFAMGGGAALAQAQADGVLLSGRLSSLMETARSAGKTMRVIRQNLAWAMLYNLTAIPAAAFGYLNPWLSGLGMALSSAVVIANALRLRRG, translated from the coding sequence ATGAACGCGGTGCCGGCGCCGGCCGTTACGCTGGATTGCTTCCACTGCGGCTTGCCGGTGCCGCCCGGCGCCAGCTGGGCGGTGGCGATCGACGGCCAGCCGCGCAGCATGTGCTGTCCCGGCTGCGCTGCGGTGGCGCACACCATCGCCGATATCGGCCACACTGACTATTACCGCAGCCGCACGGCATTCGCGGCCAGCGCGACAGCGGCGCCACCCGAACTGCAGCTGTACCATAACGACGATGCCCGCTTCGCGCTGGAGGGCGATGGCGACCGCTGCGCAGCGATCTTGTCGGTCGACGGCATCCGCTGCGCCGCGTGCGTCTGGCTGATCGAGCGCCAGTTGCTGCGCCTGCCGGGCGTGCAAGCGGCCAGCCTGAATGTCGCCACCGAAAAGCTGCATGTGCGCTGGCACAAGGATGAATGCAGCCCCGGCGCCATCCTGCAGGCGATACACCAGGTCGGTTATGCGGCGTATCCGTATGACGCGGTGCGCCACGGCGAACAATTGCAGCGGACCGGCAAGACCCTGGGCCGTCAATTATTTGTCGCCGGCCTGTCGATGATGCAAGTGATGATGTACGTCGCGCCATCCTACCTGGCCGAAGACGGCACGCTGGAGCACGACATGGCCAGCCTGATGCGCTGGGCCAGCCTGTTGCTGACCTTGCCGGCGGTCTGCTATTCGGCCCAGCCGTTTTTCAAGGGCGCATGGAACAGCGTGCGCAACCGCGCGCTGGGCATGGACGTGCCGGTGGCGCTCGGCATCGCCGCCGCGTTCGGCGCCAGCCTGCTCGCCACCTGGCGCGGCGACGGCGCCGTCTATTTCGACTCCGCCACCATGTTCATCTTCCTGCTGCTGTGCAGCCGCTACCTGGAATTGCTGGCGCGGCGCAAGGCGGCCGGCGCGCTGGAACGCTTGCAGCATGCGCTGCCGGCATCGGCCTCGCGCCTCGACGATTTCCCGGCCAGCCGCGCATCCACGCTGGTGGCGGCCGCGACGCTGGCGGCCGGCGATTTCATCCTGGCCAGGCCGGGCGACGCCATCGCCGCCGACAGCATCATCGTCGAAGGCGACGGCATACTCGACCTGTCGCTGCTGAGCGGCGAAAGCGCGCCGCAGCACAAGGCTGCCGGCGATCAGATACCGGGCGGCGCCATCAATACCGGCGCGGCACTGGTCTTGCGGGTGCTGAAAGCGGCGCGCGACAGCACGCTGGCGGACTTGCTGAAACTGGTGCAACGGGCCGGCGCCGGCAAGCCGCACATCGCCCAGTGGGCCGACCGGACCGCCGCGTGGTTCGTGGCCTGCCTGCTGCTGTTCGCGCTGGCCAGCTTCGGCTTCTGGCAGTGGCACGACGCGGCGCGCGCCTGGCCGGTGGCGATCGCGGTGCTGGTGGTGTCGTGCCCGTGCGCGCTGTCGCTGGCGACGCCGAGCGCGCTGGCCGCCGCCACCGACCGCCTGCTGGGGCGCGGCGTGCTGATCGTCCGTCCACACGTGCTGGAAACGCTGCACCGCGCCAGCCACGTCGTGTTCGACAAGACCGGCACGCTGACGCTCGGCAAGCCGGTCTTGCGCCACATCGAGCCGGCCGGCGGCACGGTGCAGCGGCAGTGCTTGCGCATCGCCGCCGCGCTGGAAGCGGGCAGCGGACATCCACTGGCGCACGCCATCATCGACGCCGCCAGGGCCGGCGGCGTGGAACCGGACTGGCACGCCGAAAACGTCGCGGAAATTCCCGGCATGGGCATCGAAGGGCGCTTGTACGGACGTTGCTACCGGCTCGGCAATGCGACTTTCGTGGCCGGCCTGGCGGGAGATCCCTTGGCCGAAACCGACGCGCCGCCCGGCATGACCGCGCTCTACCTCGGCTGCGAAGAGCGCTGGCTGGCGCGCTTCCTGCTGAGTGACGCGCTGCGCGACGACGCGCAGGCGACCGTCGATTATTTCCGCAAGGCCGGCAAGCAAGTGATCTTGCTGAGCGGCGACCAGCAGGCGCTGAGCGACGGCGTGGCGCGCGAACTGGGCATGAGCGGCGCGCGCGGCGGCTGCCTACCCGATCAAAAACTCCACTATGTGCAGCAATTGCAGCGGGAAGGCGCGGTGGTGGCCATGGTCGGCGACGGCATCAACGACGCCGCCGTGCTGGGCGCGGCCGACGTGTCGTTCGCGATGGGCGGCGGCGCCGCGCTGGCGCAGGCGCAAGCCGACGGCGTGCTGCTGTCGGGGCGATTATCGTCGCTGATGGAGACCGCCCGCAGCGCCGGCAAGACGATGCGCGTGATCCGCCAGAACCTGGCTTGGGCCATGCTGTACAACCTGACGGCGATCCCGGCGGCGGCGTTCGGCTACCTGAATCCGTGGCTGTCCGGTCTCGGCATGGCGCTCAGCTCGGCGGTGGTGATCGCCAACGCCCTGCGGCTGCGGCGCGGCTGA